The Gordonia terrae genome contains the following window.
CGATCGGGGAGGATCACGCGCCGATGATCGCCGAGCAACTCGGCTTCGCCCCGTACCAGCCATCCGGCATCAGGGGCCGTATCCGGGACTCCCGCACCGACTTCGGTGTCGTGATCGTCGGTGCCGGGATCTCCGGTCTGCTGTGCGCGATCAATCTCGAGAAGGCCGGCGTCCCGTACACCGTCTTCGACCGCAATGCCCATCTCGGTGGCACTTGGTGGGCCAATCGGTACCCCGGCGCTCGTGTTGACATCCCGAGTGATCTCTACTCGTTCTCGTTCCACCCCAAGAACTGGTCGGAGTACTTCGCACGACGCGACGAGATCTTCGAGTACGTGTCGGACGTGGCGCGCACGCACGGGATCATCGAGCGAATCTGCCTGCAGCACAGCGTCGACTCAGCGGTGTGGGACGACGCGGACCAGCGGTGGGTTCTCGCGGTCACCGGACCCGACGGCACCCAGCAGGAGATCAGCGCGACGGCGTTGGTGACCGCCGCTGGTCTCCACAGCACGCCGAACATCCCCGCATATCCCGGTACCGCGGAATTCACCGGGCAGATCGTCCATTCCGCGGAATGGCCCGCCGATCTGGACCTGACCGGCAAACGGGTCGCCGTGGTCGGTAGCGGAGCGAGTGCGATGCAGCTCGTCGTGGCCATCTCCGAGCAGGTCGAGTCGATGGCGATCGTTCAGCGACAACCGCAGTGGATCACACCGAACGAGCATTACTTCGCACCGTCGGATCCGATCAAGCACTGGTTGTTCGACAACATCCCGTTCTACCGCGGCTGGTACCGATTCCGTCTCTACTGGCTCTACACCGAACGTACCTTCGCCGCGCTGCCCGTCGATCCGGACCGCGCCGCGAAGGGCAAGCTGGTCAGCTCGCTGAACGACGCGTTTCGCGCACACTTCACGGCCTACCTCGAGCGGCAACTCGACGGCAACGCCGATCTGATCCGCCGCACGACACCCGACTACCCACCGTTCGGCAAGCGTTTGCTCATCGACAACGGCTGGTTCGCCACCCTGCGCAAGGACCATGTCGAGCTGCTCACCGACCGCGTCGACCGGCTCACCGCGACCGGGATCGTGACCGCCGACGGCGAGGCACGGGAGATCGACGTGCTGATCCTGTGCACCGGGTTCCAACAACAGCGGTTCCTGTTCCCGATGGAGATCCGTGGCCGTGAGGAAACGTTGTTGCGCGACAGTTGGTCCGACGACGACGGCCGGGCCTACCTGGGTATCACGACGCCGGGCTTCCCGAATCTGTTCTTCCTGTACGGCCCCAACACCAATCCGCCCGGGGGCAGCTACATCACCATTGCCGAGGCCCAGGTCCGTTATGTCGTGGAGTCGATTTCGCGGTTGGTCACCGAAGACCTGGCCTCGATCGAATGCCGGCCGGAACCGTATGAGCGGTACAACCAGGAACTTGATGCGGCCAACGATGCGATGGTCTACGCCATGGACGGGGTCGACAGTTACTATCGCAACACCAGCGGCCGCGTGGTGACCAACTCGCCGTGGCCGGTCCACGAATACTGGTCCCGCACAGCATATCCGGACCCGATCGACTTCGTGACCACCGCGCGCACCTGATCCGGCAGATCGCCTGTCCAGGCAATTCGCCACCTCACCCCGCAGACGCGCCGGCCACTGCGCGCGTCTGCGGGGTGAGGTGGCAGGTTGGTGAAATACGACCGACTCCCCTGCTCGACCGTTCTGCGACGGTCGACGAGGTCAGTCCGGCAAACCGTTTCGCAAGGCGGTCGAGATCTGCTCGCGGACATCGACTTCGGTGAATCGGAGCACGGCGTCGACCGTCTTCGCCGATGCGCCGTCGTTCCGATAGGTCGACGCGAGCGCGGTCGAGATCGCACGACGCCGCTGCCGCAGGCCCTCGACCCCGGCTCCTGACACATCATGACCGAGTCCCAATTGCCGGGCCAGGTCGTTCGTCTCGGCGATGCACCGCGACAGCCGTTCGGTATCCCAATCGATGCGATCGGCAAGGTTGTCGAGGGCCTCGATGACCGCGGCCAGCTCGAGCCGTGCGGTCGTGTCGGTCAGGTGGCCGGCAACGCGGTGTACCAGAGTGTCCCGGATCGTGGCGAAGAGCTGCCCCGGCTCGGTGGAGTAGACGGTCATGGCTCAGTATCCCCATTCTCTGTCCCGCAGCATCTTCGACAGCCAGCCGATGCTGTAGTAGACGCTGTGCGCCATGTTCGAGTAGCGCAGTTCATCGCGCTCACCGCACGAGTAGATGTCGACCGCCTGCAGGCATCCGACGGCCGTCTTGGTCAGCGACTGCACGGCCCACCAGGTGAGCGCTTCGGGTTGTGGGCGCCAGCCTCCCGCCGTCTCGTACTCGTCGAGGAAGGGCTCGAGATCGATCAGCTTGCACAGCAACGGCGAGCGCCCCCTCGAAGTCCGCTGCGCGAACCAGGCGATGTCGGCGGTCGGATCGGAGAAGTGGGCGGTCTCCCAGTCGAGCACACCGGTGATGGCGCCGTCGGCGATCACCACATTGCCGACACGGAAGTCGTTGTGGACGAGCGAGACCCGTCCCGACACCGCGTCTCGGCGATGATCGAGCCAGGCGAAGGCGAGATCAAGAATCGGAATGGGGATGTCGACGACGTCGCGATAGACCTGCGCCCACTTGTCGTTCTCGTCTTTCCCGGTGTCTTCCGGCGCCGGGACCGGACCGAGCACGGTCAACCCCAGGGTCTGCGGATCGGCGGCATGGAGACGCGCCATCTCGCGGGCGACATCGCGACCGAGTTGTTCCCGCTCCGCCGGGTCCGGGACCATCCGAGAGATCGTGGGTGGCATCGGGATCTGCCCGTGCACCTTCTCCATCGCGAACCATCCGCGCGCCCCGGCGGTGGGGACAACGGAGGCGACCACCTTCGGGACGCGCATACCGATGGCGCCGGCGGCACCGAGCAGCGCGACCTCGCGGGACACGTCGTAGTCACCGGCGATGCCGCTGACGGGTTGCCGCTTCACGGCATAGGTGTCCCCCTCCGGACCTCTCGGACCATCCCATGCGACGGTCACGAGGTAGGTCTCCCACGAGTTGCCCTCCCCACGCTTGTCGACATCGGTGAGGCGCAGGGTCCCGGCCGCGTCGAGCGCGCGATCGAGTTCGGCGGTCAGCTCGCCGAGAAAGCTCTCGGCGGTGGTGGTGGCCATCAGAAGATCGCCGCCTTCGGCCCGCCACCGTCGACCACGAGACGTTGTCCTGTCATGTATTCCGAGTCGGCCGACACCAGGAAGGCCACGGCACCGGCGACGTCCTCCGGCCGACACACCCGCCCGGACGGCGACGAGGCGTCGAGGTCGTCGATGTCGGTACCGCGGCTGGCCGAACCGGCGTTGCTGACCAGCAGATCGACGGCGCCGAGATCGCTCGCGATGGTGTCCACCATCGACTCGACGGCCCTCACGTCGTCGATCGACACCTGATAGGCCCGAGCTCTTCCGCCGAAGGCGCCGATCTCGTCGACGACCTCGGCGGCGGCTTGGGCCTCACGGCGGTAGGTGATCGCGACGGTTGCGCCGTCCCGGGCAAGTCTCGACGCGACCGATCGGCCGACTCCTCGCGATCCGCCGGTGACGAGAGCGACGCGACCGGTCAATGGCCCCGTCACGTTGTCCCCTCGACACGGCCGGCGGGATCGTTCATCACTTCGTTCGCTCCTTCGTAGGTCTGCGGGTCCGCCTCACGCCGGATGGAGTGGGCGACACATCGCGGATCGCCGCTGCTCACGCGTGCGCGCCCGCGCGAGTCGGCCAGTACGCGTCCCGTAGCGGCTTCTTGTAGAGCTTTCCGGTCGGCAGCCGTGGCATCTCGGCAATGAAATCGAACGACCTCGGGCACTTGAACTTCGCCAGTTCCGCACGGCAGAACTCGGCCAGACGGAGCGCGAGCAGACCTTGATCGGCGTCGGGGTCGACCGGTTGGATCACTGCCTTGACCGCCTCGCCGAAGTCCTCGTCGGGCACGCCGAAGACCGCGGCATCGAGCACCTCGGGATGGGTGACGAGGAGATTTTCCACCTCCTGCGGGTAGATGTTCACCCCGCCGGAGATGATGACAAACGCCTGACGGTCGGTGAGGTACAGGAATCCGTCCTCGTCCAGGTAGCCGATGTCCCCGATCTTCGACATCGTGCCGTCGGCGTCCCGAGCTTCGGCGGTCTTGCCCGGATCGTTGAAGTACTCGAACGTTGCACCGACGCCCCGGAACCAGATGGTTCCTGGTACTCGCGGCGGGCATGGGTTCCCGTCATCGTCGAGGATCACCGGCTCACCCATGAACGGACGGCCGACGGTTCCCTTGTGCGCCAGCCACTCCTCGGGTGTACAGCCGCAGATGCCGTTCGCCTCGGTGCCGCCGTAGTACTCGTAGATGACCGGGCCGAACCAGTCGATCATCGCCTCCTTCACCGCCACCGGGCACGGTGCGGCACCGTGCACCACCACCTCCAACGACGAGAGGTCCTGCTGCCGTTCTCCTTCCGGGAGTTTGAGCATGCGCGAGAACATGGTGGGAACAACCATGGAATGCGTGATCCGGTGTTCCTCGATGAGGTCGAGGTAGTCACGGGCATCGAACCGCTTCATCACGACGATCGTCGCGCCGAGACGGATGCCGATGGCCACCGACGACTGAGGCCCGGAGTGATACAGCGGAGCGGGCGAGAGAAAACGCATGCCCTCCCGGAGGTGGAAGACCTTCCGACCGAAGTCCTCGATGTCCAGGATCTGTCCCGGGTGCGCGTCGGGCAGATTGCGCTTGATGGCCTTGGGCCGGCCGGTGGTGCCCGACGAGTAGAACATCGGAGTTCCCAGTCGCTCGTTCTCGCCTGGGGCGTCGCCGAACCCGGCGACAGCCTCGGCGAACGACTCGAATGGTCCGGGCAAGGATGCGAGCTGGTCGGCGTCGACGAGGAGCCAACGACCCACCGCTGGGCACAACTGCGGTAAGTCTTGTGCAACAACGAGTTTCGCCACTGTTGTGATGACCAGCTTCGACTGCGAGTCGTTGATGATGTACGCGGCCTCGCCGGCCGACAGAAACGAGTTGACCGGCGTGTAGAACAGTCCGCTGCGTTCGGCTGCGGACATCGCCACGATCATCTCGACGTGATTCTCCATGAACAGGGCGATGTGGTCGCCCGGCTCACATCCGTTCGCACGGAAGAGCGCGGCGAGTCTGTTGGCGCGCGAGTCGAGGTCCCCATAGGTGAGAATCGCATCGCTGCCCGCCATGATCACGGCCGGGCGGTCGGGGTGTTCGGCGGCGTGACGTCCGGGATACATGGGAACTCCTTCTACGGGCGGATCGGTCGCAGGAACTCGGCGACGGCCCAGCCGCCGACGCCTTCGGCGAGATCGACGGTCATCTGCCCCATCCGCACCGCGCGGTCCTCGGTGCGCTGGGTGACCGGGACGAAGTGGCGGATCGTCCCGTCGACCACGATCGTCGGCAACCCCTCTGCCTGGACGACGCCGACGTGGCGCCCTGAGTAGGTGGATTCGCCGGCGTAATCGGTGAGGACGCGGTAGTCGGTGATCGGGTGGGCGACTCCGTCGGTGGTCAGCACGGCCCCAGCCGACACCCTGATCCCTGACTTCTCGTATTCGCCGTAGGCACTGAATGCGGTCCCGTCGGCGAGCCAGCCGGCCACCCATTCCCCGGTGTAGGAATCCCATTCACGCGGACCCCACGAATGGTCCCGAAACGACGTCACCTTCTCGAGCACCCAGGTCCGCGTCCCGACCCGGATGGTCCCCGAGAGATGACCGAACTGCTCGTAATGGTCGCTGGCGAAGGTCGACTCGCCGGGCGTGCAGTCGCCGCCACCGTCGCTGTTGATCACGAACATCGGACTCGATGCCTCGTAGGTGAGCGAGATCTCGCAGTCCTCGGCGGGCGCGTTCTTGAGAGCGATTCGTCCGTTCTCTGCCATCAGGGACGGATGCGTCACGCGCGCAACCGAGTTGCGGTAGGTGATCGTCGCCTTTCGAGTGGGCTCGGTGAACACGATCTCGAGGCCTTGACCGGCGAACCCGTCGTTGGTGTCCCGGGGTGTCCGACCCGCACGAAATGCGATCGCGCCGCCCGGCAGCGTCAGTTGCACCGAAGTCTCGCTGTAGCCGAGATTCGGACGGTTGCCGATGCGCACGAGACCGCCCAATTGCGAGACGGGGTCGACGAAGTTGAAGTAGACGCTTTCGTTGAAGTTGTGGACGTCGGCGGGGTCGTGCGTCCCTTCGGCGTCGGCGCCGTACTTGCACACGGTGAACGGCTGGTTGGTCATTGTGCTCCTCTGTCTGCGGCGATCAGCTCAGAAACGCTGCGCCGGCGAAGGATCGAGTGGGGGGAAGACAGCAGGTCGGCGCTCCAGAAAGGACATGACGCCCTCCCGAGCATCATCGGAGTCGACTCGACCGGCGTAGATTCGGGACTCCTGGGCCGCAGCCGGACCCGGGTGGGAGTGGAGCCACGCGCTCGAGAGCAACCTCTTGGACAATGCCACGGACGTAGGCGAGGTGTCCCGGGCGAACAATCGCGCGTACTCATGGGCGACCGACATCACCTGATCGGCTGGGACCACCTTCGTGAGGAAGCCCGCTTCGTAAGCCTCAGCTGCATCGAAGACTCGGCCCGTCAGCAACCAATCGGCAGCACGACCCAACCCGACCAGTCGCGGGAGGAACCAGGACGACGCACCTTCGGGGACGACACCCCGCTGAGTGAACACGAACCCGAACCGGGCGTTCTCACTCGCGATGCGGATGTCCATCGCTGCGGCGATCGTCGCCCCGCCGCCGATGGCATGCCCGTTCAACGCTGCGATGACCGGCTTGCACATCGAGAACAACCGCTCGCTGATCCGGCCCGCCGGCTCACGGTAACCCGTCGGGGTGTGACCGTCGACGTCCTCGACCAGCGCTCGCGACAGCGTCTCGGGCCCGTCGAGATCGGCTCCCACGGAGAAGGATTCGCCGGCTCCGGTGACGATCACCGCGCGGACATCAGGATCGCGGTCGGCACGATCCAAGGCATGGAGGGCATCCACGAGCATCTGGACCCGCATGCCGTTGCGGCGCTGCGGAGCATCGAGTGTGATGACGGCGACGCCATCCGCGATCTCGTAATCCACCTCGTCGTACGATCTGTTCACAGCGCGTTGTGCTGCAGACGAACCCGTCACAGCCCGCCACCGCAGACCAGGACCTGTCCGGTGATGTAACTCGACTCCGGGCTGCACAACAGATAGACGGCCCCGGCCG
Protein-coding sequences here:
- a CDS encoding flavin-containing monooxygenase; its protein translation is MTPTPKPNPHLDRETVHRAVSAGNVGCLLPVLYQLTGEEKWLSAPYTPKSPRGFEELNDGGLPPEILAEIHDAVTDAVLDWCHGKPPAGPTPAGAELARLMSVSMGEPIGEDHAPMIAEQLGFAPYQPSGIRGRIRDSRTDFGVVIVGAGISGLLCAINLEKAGVPYTVFDRNAHLGGTWWANRYPGARVDIPSDLYSFSFHPKNWSEYFARRDEIFEYVSDVARTHGIIERICLQHSVDSAVWDDADQRWVLAVTGPDGTQQEISATALVTAAGLHSTPNIPAYPGTAEFTGQIVHSAEWPADLDLTGKRVAVVGSGASAMQLVVAISEQVESMAIVQRQPQWITPNEHYFAPSDPIKHWLFDNIPFYRGWYRFRLYWLYTERTFAALPVDPDRAAKGKLVSSLNDAFRAHFTAYLERQLDGNADLIRRTTPDYPPFGKRLLIDNGWFATLRKDHVELLTDRVDRLTATGIVTADGEAREIDVLILCTGFQQQRFLFPMEIRGREETLLRDSWSDDDGRAYLGITTPGFPNLFFLYGPNTNPPGGSYITIAEAQVRYVVESISRLVTEDLASIECRPEPYERYNQELDAANDAMVYAMDGVDSYYRNTSGRVVTNSPWPVHEYWSRTAYPDPIDFVTTART
- a CDS encoding phosphotransferase family protein, which codes for MATTTAESFLGELTAELDRALDAAGTLRLTDVDKRGEGNSWETYLVTVAWDGPRGPEGDTYAVKRQPVSGIAGDYDVSREVALLGAAGAIGMRVPKVVASVVPTAGARGWFAMEKVHGQIPMPPTISRMVPDPAEREQLGRDVAREMARLHAADPQTLGLTVLGPVPAPEDTGKDENDKWAQVYRDVVDIPIPILDLAFAWLDHRRDAVSGRVSLVHNDFRVGNVVIADGAITGVLDWETAHFSDPTADIAWFAQRTSRGRSPLLCKLIDLEPFLDEYETAGGWRPQPEALTWWAVQSLTKTAVGCLQAVDIYSCGERDELRYSNMAHSVYYSIGWLSKMLRDREWGY
- a CDS encoding SDR family NAD(P)-dependent oxidoreductase, whose amino-acid sequence is MTGPLTGRVALVTGGSRGVGRSVASRLARDGATVAITYRREAQAAAEVVDEIGAFGGRARAYQVSIDDVRAVESMVDTIASDLGAVDLLVSNAGSASRGTDIDDLDASSPSGRVCRPEDVAGAVAFLVSADSEYMTGQRLVVDGGGPKAAIF
- a CDS encoding AMP-binding protein, producing MYPGRHAAEHPDRPAVIMAGSDAILTYGDLDSRANRLAALFRANGCEPGDHIALFMENHVEMIVAMSAAERSGLFYTPVNSFLSAGEAAYIINDSQSKLVITTVAKLVVAQDLPQLCPAVGRWLLVDADQLASLPGPFESFAEAVAGFGDAPGENERLGTPMFYSSGTTGRPKAIKRNLPDAHPGQILDIEDFGRKVFHLREGMRFLSPAPLYHSGPQSSVAIGIRLGATIVVMKRFDARDYLDLIEEHRITHSMVVPTMFSRMLKLPEGERQQDLSSLEVVVHGAAPCPVAVKEAMIDWFGPVIYEYYGGTEANGICGCTPEEWLAHKGTVGRPFMGEPVILDDDGNPCPPRVPGTIWFRGVGATFEYFNDPGKTAEARDADGTMSKIGDIGYLDEDGFLYLTDRQAFVIISGGVNIYPQEVENLLVTHPEVLDAAVFGVPDEDFGEAVKAVIQPVDPDADQGLLALRLAEFCRAELAKFKCPRSFDFIAEMPRLPTGKLYKKPLRDAYWPTRAGAHA
- a CDS encoding DUF7065 domain-containing protein, which codes for MTNQPFTVCKYGADAEGTHDPADVHNFNESVYFNFVDPVSQLGGLVRIGNRPNLGYSETSVQLTLPGGAIAFRAGRTPRDTNDGFAGQGLEIVFTEPTRKATITYRNSVARVTHPSLMAENGRIALKNAPAEDCEISLTYEASSPMFVINSDGGGDCTPGESTFASDHYEQFGHLSGTIRVGTRTWVLEKVTSFRDHSWGPREWDSYTGEWVAGWLADGTAFSAYGEYEKSGIRVSAGAVLTTDGVAHPITDYRVLTDYAGESTYSGRHVGVVQAEGLPTIVVDGTIRHFVPVTQRTEDRAVRMGQMTVDLAEGVGGWAVAEFLRPIRP
- a CDS encoding enoyl-CoA hydratase-related protein, with protein sequence MNRSYDEVDYEIADGVAVITLDAPQRRNGMRVQMLVDALHALDRADRDPDVRAVIVTGAGESFSVGADLDGPETLSRALVEDVDGHTPTGYREPAGRISERLFSMCKPVIAALNGHAIGGGATIAAAMDIRIASENARFGFVFTQRGVVPEGASSWFLPRLVGLGRAADWLLTGRVFDAAEAYEAGFLTKVVPADQVMSVAHEYARLFARDTSPTSVALSKRLLSSAWLHSHPGPAAAQESRIYAGRVDSDDAREGVMSFLERRPAVFPPLDPSPAQRF